A genome region from Triticum aestivum cultivar Chinese Spring chromosome 2B, IWGSC CS RefSeq v2.1, whole genome shotgun sequence includes the following:
- the LOC123042264 gene encoding protein DOG1-like 4: MPPHPKNAAVGSWYMAHAGDMVAFYDAWVGREEEMVSDLTAALGARRRDALAPLVDAAMDHVATYYEHKASLADRDVVAALDQRWLNPLERTFLWAWGWRPALVFRFVDGGAVGPRQRRELEDLRAATAAAEKEVDREVAAVQESLAGPRVLEALRQRRQHPRNGVQADEAVAAVGRSLRVLLAAGDALRERTVRGVVGVLAPDAEQAGAFVAAMLRFHLGVHRAGRAWSSGHGGGRRGL; this comes from the coding sequence ATGCCGCCGCACCCCAAGAACGCCGCAGTTGGTAGTTGGTACATGGCGCACGCTGGTGACATGGTGGCTTTCTACGACGCCTGGGTGGGCCGCGAGGAGGAGATGGTGTCCGACCTCACGGCCGCGCTCGGGGCGCGCCGGCGCGACGCGCTGGCGCCGCTCGTGGACGCCGCCATGGACCACGTGGCCACCTACTACGAGCACAAGGCGAGCCTCGCCGACCGCgacgtggtggcggcgctcgaccaGCGCTGGCTCAACCCGCTGGAGCGCACCTTCCTGTGGGCGTGGGGGTGGCGGCCCGCGCTGGTGTTCCGCTTCGTGGACGGCGGCGCCGTGGGCCCGCGCCAGCGCCGCGAGCTGGAGGACCTgcgcgcggccacggcggcggccgAGAAGGAGGTGGACCGGGAGGTGGCGGCCGTGCAGGAGTCGCTGGCGGGGCCACGCGTGCTGGAGGCGCTGCGCCAGCGCCGGCAGCACCCGCGGAACGGCGTCCAGGCCGACGAGGCCGTGGCCGCGGTGGGGCGGTCGCTCCGCGTGCTGCTGGCCGCGGGCGACGCGCTCCGCGAGCGCACGGTGCGCGGCGTCGTCGGGGTGCTGGCCCCGGACGCGGAGCAGGCTGGCGCCTTCGTCGCGGCCATGCTGAGGTTCCACCTCGGCGTCCACCGCGCCGGGCGCGCCTGGAGCTCCGgccacggcggcggccggcggggcctCTAG